From one Lycium ferocissimum isolate CSIRO_LF1 chromosome 7, AGI_CSIRO_Lferr_CH_V1, whole genome shotgun sequence genomic stretch:
- the LOC132063130 gene encoding E3 ubiquitin-protein ligase makorin-like isoform X2 has product MSKKVLCKFFVHGACLKGEYCEFSHDWKDPPNNVCTYYQKGLCAYGSRCRYEHVKVSEQPSLPSSSAPAQHLLSASPPTTISPGMLADGPGLLSGISSEYLASGGPFYLPNRPVWSENSGRHDVAEIDNIIELKIINPADRSICSFAVAGNCPRGKNCPYIHGDLCTICAKHCLHPFRPQEREEHIQTCEKRQKHLDLLKHSQEIECTVCLERVLSKATAAERKFGILSECDHPFCISCIRNWRSGSPSSGIDINSTFRTCPICRKLSYFVIPSVIWYSTKEEKQDILDSYKAKLSINTVMAVWRKWYCVILIMKKEAQ; this is encoded by the exons ATGTcgaaaaa GGTTCTTTGCAAGTTCTTTGTACATGGTGCATGTCTGAAAGGGGAGTACTGTGAGTTCTCGCATGATTGGAAAGATCCTCCAAATAAT GTATGCACATACTACCAAAAAGGATTATGTGCCTATGGCAGCAGGTGTAGATATGAACATGTTAAAGTTTCTGAACAACCTTCACTTCCATCTTCGTCAGCTCCAGCTCAACATCTGCTCTCAGCTTCTCCTCCCACCACTATCTCTCCTGGAATGCTAGCAGATGGTCCAGGACTTCTGTCAGGCATTTCTTCCGAGTATTTGGCTTCAGGTGGACCTTTTTACCTTCCCAATCGACCTGTATGGAGTGAAAATTCAGGGCGTCATGATGTGGCAGAGATTGATAACATTATCGAGTTGAAGATAATTAATCCAGCTGATCGATCAATTTGCTCTTTTGCTGTTGCTGGTAATTGTCCACGGGGAAAAAACTGTCCTTATATTCATGGAGATCTGTGTACAATCTGTGCGAAGCATTGCTTGCATCCTTTCCGGCCTCAAGAAAGAGAGGAGCATATACAAACATGTGAGAAGAGGCAAAAGCACCTTGATTTACTGAAGCATAGTCAAGAAATAGAGTGCACTGTGTGTCTTGAACGTGTACTCTCTAAGGCAACTGCAGCAGAGCGGAAGTTTGGGATCCTTTCTGAGTGTGATCATCCattttgtatatcatgtatCAGGAATTGGCGTAGTGGTTCTCCTTCGTCTGGGATTGATATCAACTCTACATTTAGGACCTGCCCTATATGCCGGAAGCTTTCATATTTTGTCATTCCAAGTGTCATTTGGTACtccacaaaagaagaaaagcaaGATATCCTTGACAGCTACAAAGCCAAACTCAG